Proteins encoded within one genomic window of Synechococcus sp. PCC 7335:
- the leuC gene encoding 3-isopropylmalate dehydratase large subunit yields the protein MSKGTLFDKVWDAHTVGTLPSGQTQLFIGLHLIHEVTSPQAFAMLNERGLKVMYPDRTVATVDHIVPTEDQSRPFADPMAEKMMTALEANTAEHGIRFFNVGSGSQGIVHVIAPEQGLTQPGMTIACGDSHTSTHGAFGAIAFGIGTSQVRDVLASQTLALAKLKVRRIEVNGELPEGVFAKDIILHIIRKLGVKGGVGFAYEFAGSAIESLSMEGRMTLCNMSIEGGARCGYVNPDQVTYDYIKGRDFAPQAEQWDQAVAWWESLRSDPDADYDDVVKFEAAEIVPTVTWGITPGQGIGVNEPIPTPETMPEDERPIAEEAYRYMQLSPGQQIEGTKIDVCFIGSCTNGRLSDLQEAARVAQGRHVASGVKAFVVPGSERVKIEAEAEGLDKIFEAAGFEWREPGCSMCLAMNPDKLQGSQISASSSNRNFKGRQGSSSGRTLLMSPAMVVSAAVTGQVTDVRQLEPVG from the coding sequence GCAAAGGCACACTCTTCGACAAAGTTTGGGACGCACATACCGTAGGCACGCTGCCTTCTGGCCAAACTCAGCTGTTCATCGGCCTGCACCTGATCCACGAGGTGACTAGCCCGCAAGCCTTTGCCATGCTAAACGAGCGTGGGCTGAAGGTGATGTACCCCGATCGCACAGTGGCAACGGTCGATCACATCGTACCGACAGAAGACCAGTCTCGCCCCTTTGCCGATCCGATGGCAGAGAAGATGATGACTGCCCTAGAGGCAAATACTGCTGAGCATGGAATTCGCTTTTTCAACGTGGGATCTGGATCTCAAGGAATTGTGCATGTGATCGCTCCAGAGCAAGGACTGACGCAGCCTGGCATGACCATCGCATGTGGTGATAGTCATACCTCTACACATGGTGCTTTCGGCGCGATCGCATTCGGTATTGGTACCAGCCAAGTCCGAGATGTCCTGGCTTCCCAAACCCTGGCCTTAGCCAAGCTTAAAGTCCGCCGGATTGAAGTGAATGGTGAACTGCCTGAAGGCGTATTCGCCAAAGATATTATCTTGCACATCATTCGTAAGCTAGGTGTGAAAGGAGGAGTTGGCTTTGCTTACGAATTTGCAGGTAGCGCAATCGAAAGCCTGTCGATGGAAGGCCGGATGACGCTATGCAATATGTCGATTGAAGGCGGTGCGCGCTGCGGCTATGTCAACCCAGACCAAGTCACCTATGACTATATAAAAGGACGTGACTTTGCTCCTCAAGCTGAGCAGTGGGATCAGGCCGTTGCCTGGTGGGAGAGTTTGCGTAGCGATCCAGATGCTGATTACGATGATGTCGTGAAGTTTGAGGCAGCAGAGATTGTCCCTACGGTGACCTGGGGTATCACGCCTGGACAAGGCATCGGTGTGAATGAGCCTATTCCCACACCGGAAACAATGCCAGAAGATGAACGCCCTATCGCTGAGGAAGCCTATCGGTATATGCAGCTCTCGCCGGGACAGCAGATTGAGGGAACTAAGATCGATGTTTGCTTTATCGGTAGCTGTACCAACGGCCGGTTAAGCGATTTGCAAGAAGCTGCTAGGGTAGCTCAGGGTCGTCATGTTGCCTCTGGGGTTAAAGCTTTCGTTGTGCCGGGCTCAGAGCGAGTGAAAATAGAGGCTGAAGCTGAAGGGTTAGATAAAATTTTTGAAGCAGCAGGGTTTGAGTGGCGTGAACCAGGCTGCTCTATGTGTTTGGCAATGAACCCCGATAAGCTACAGGGGAGTCAAATCAGTGCCTCCTCTTCTAATCGAAACTTCAAAGGACGGCAGGGCTCGTCTTCTGGGCGTACGCTGCTGATGAGCCCAGCAATGGTTGTTTCGGCGGCGGTCACAGGTCAAGTCACCGATGTTCGCCAATTGGAGCCTGTAGGTTAA